The following is a genomic window from Dama dama isolate Ldn47 chromosome 4, ASM3311817v1, whole genome shotgun sequence.
actgcggcgtcttctcttgttgcagagcattgACTCTGGGCAGAAGGGCTTCAGTAGCAGcacggggcttagttgctccatggcatgtgggctcttcctggattagggatggaatctgtgtctcctgagttggcaggtggctcctttaccactgagccaccaggaaagcccaggcaTGGACTTTAGATGGCATCTATCTCACAGCCCACTCTTTGTTGCTGTGGGCTGATACAGTGCTTGCTGGGGGTGGTCAGGAGAGAGCGAGGTCCAGTGGTAGAGGTGCCTGGTACTTTCTGTGACCTGGCAACCTGGGGACATGAGGGAGCAGGACATTGCTATGGGTAAGCAGCGTGGGGATGTTCAGTGGAGATACTTCTCATGGACCTTGTGTCTCCATCTTTGCAGGGCTGTGTCCTGTCTGAGGATGTGTTTGTGTGCTTCTCCCTGGAAGAATGGAGGCTCCTTGGTGAGGCCCAGAGATTCCTGTATGGAAATATGATGCTGGAGAACTTGGCACTTTTAGCCTCCCTGGGTAAGGCCCTCACACCAACCCcatctcctttttccttttccccagggTCCACCCTGTCCTTCCCACACTGATTTCTTGCTGTGTCTCCTGGAGGAGATGCCAGGGATGAGCTCTGGAGCTGTGTCCTCACTTCTTACTGAGAAGCCCCAAAGCCACACAAGCTGAGGTTTAAGTGATCACAAGGCATGGTTGGCCCAGTGGAGCCCATTAATTATAGTTGCTTTCTGGGTTGGTGAATCTGTCCAGAATTATGACACCTATGTGCCCAAGGTTCTGGCCTCTTGCTCCAGGTGACATTTTTCTGAAGCTCCATCCTACCAGAGTTTCAAGCACTCATATACTCACTACTTAATGGAGACTCTTGGATGGTTCCTTCATGGTTcttttcataataataattattattattattttggacaTGCagtgcagcatgtaggatcttagttcccccaccagggatcagacctgagcccctgcattggaagctcagagtcttaaccactggaccatcagggaagtcccagtgataattattatttttttaactggtaGTCTGTCACAAGATGGGTTGCTCTGAGCCTGTACTCACCTGTCTTGGGTTTCCCTCAAGAATCATACCCACCAGATCACACATCATCATGCAGCTGGAGCAGAGGGAAGAAACCTGGATACCTGCCCAGGTGGAGATGACTCCAGCCACAGAGAAAGAGCCTCATATGGGACATGGTGAGTGGACACAGAGAAGAGTGGGATGTCAAGGTTGGGTTCAAATACAGAAATATCAACTGTTCCTGCCAGTGTTTGATTTCAAGTCCTATGTGGGTgtctccacattaaaaaaaaatccacttgcactgcaggagacacaggtttaatccctgtgttgggattGGGAACCCTGtgttctctgggttgggaagattgccaagagaggggcatggcaacctaactccagtattcttgcctgggaagttccatggacagaggagcctggtgggctccatggggtcacaaagagttggacatgactgaagtgactgagcatgcacgtggCCACACAGTAAATCTACCTATTCTTCCCCATATTCTGAGCACTGTGACTTACTTCTAGTCTGACTTCTGGACCCTAACATCTACCTTGCACCCACTACTCCTTACTGCTCAGTCTGCATTTGTCTAGAGCATTGGCCTGCACTGCATGTCTCATGAGAGGTGCACATATGTTTCAGTCATCTTTGAACACCAGTTACTCACTTGTAACTGGATTTTCTGGACCTGGACATGCCTTTCTCCCTAGCACTCACCTGCCCCAATGATCAACCTCCTCCTGGAAGCTGTTTGTTGAAACTTGTACTCATGTCTTTGCTGTCAGGAGGCCTCCCCCACTCTGTGACATTCAGAGGCCCCACACTGCACAGCAACCCCTTCCTCAACCtgtcccacctctctctcctgtGAATAGTCCCATGGACTCACCCTGGGTGTGTCAGACATGTTTATGGTGGGGTTGTCCCCTCCTTGAAAGTCAACATGTGTCTCATTGGGCACTCCTCTGTTGCAGATTGTTGCCATGGAGTGGAGGCTGAGGCTGCTTCCTCTGAGCAGACTGTTTCTTTAGAAGGAATGTCACCATTTAGGACCCCTGTGGCAGGTCTGAAGACCCAGCCATATGACATGTCTGGCCCGGTATCAAAAGACATTTTTCACCCTACTGAATAACCAGGAGGGGAAAGCCAAACAGAAGCCACACAAGTGTGAGGCCTACGGGAGACAGTTCTGGTTCAGTGCAGACCTCCACCAGCACCAGAAACAGCACAGTGGAGAGAAATTCTTCAGGAAGGATGAGAGCAGAGACTCTGAAAAGCTGCAGAATCTGTGTGATGGAGAATATTTATGTACATGGTGAAGGCATAATGCACATGCCAGCTGCCTCTGACTTTCAGCACTAGGTCCCTCATGACAGAATGAAGCCCCCACATGAGCACTGGTTGTGGGGGAGCCCTTAGTACTGGACAGAAGCTTAACaaatgcagtgaatgtgggaaagaaGTCACCTGGAAAGACACGCTTGCTTGACATCAGAGAATCCACACTGGAGAGAGACCTCATGAGTGCAGCAAATGTGGGAAATGCTTCAGCCAAAGCTGTGACCTTTTCAAACATCAGACCATACACACAGGTGAAAGGCCTTACAAGTGCAACGAATGCAGGAAATTTTTCAGACAGGTCTCTGGCCTGTTTGAACACAGGCGAGTTCACACAGGAAAAAGGctctttcagttcagtaactgtggaaaattctttaacagCAAATCAAACCTCATTCAACACTAGGAGGTTCACACAGGAGCAAGGCCATACatgtgcagtgaatgtgggaaagagTTCAACTGCAAACTCACACTGGTTCTGCACCAGAGAACTcacactagagaaaagccctatgAATGCAGCGAATGTGGGAAGACCTTCAGTCAAAGCTCCAACCTTAATTTACACTGGTGAGTTCACACAGTGACTACAAGTGCAGGAAATGTGGGAAAGTCTTCAGTTGCATCTCTAAACTCATTCAGCACCAGAAGGCCCATTCTGGAGAAAAGCCTTATGAGTGTAGCAGGTGTGGGAAGGCGTTTGCTCAAAGGCCAAACCTTACTCAGCACTGGAAGGTTCACATGGGAGCAAGGACTTATGTTTGCAGTAACTGCGGGAAAGAGTTCAACTGCAAATACATTCTTGTTCTCCACCAGAGGACTCATACTGGAGAAGAACCGTGAGagtgcagggaacatgggagATCTCTTACCCAATGCTCCCAGCTTGCTGGGCACTTGAGAATTCCTGACAGTGCCTGTGAGTGCAGCAGACATAGGAAAGCCTTTGTTGTTctctagtcactaagttgtgtctgactctttgcaaccccatggaatttgCATGGAccatggagtttcccagacaagaatattggagtgggttgccatgtcctcctccaggggatcttcccaacccagggattgaacccatatctactgcattggaaggtggattctttaccactgagccaccagggaagcatgaaaGCCTTTTCCCAAAGACcaaagttggaccataatgatacctgagtgccaaagaattgatgctttcaaactgtggtgctggagaagactcttgagtgtccggactacaaggagatcaaaccagtctatctgaaaggaaatcaaccctgaatatttattgaagacatgctgaagctgaaactccaatactttagccacctgatgtgaagaaccgactcattggaaaagatcctgattctgggaaagattaaggcaagaggaaaagagggtggcagaggatgagatggtcggatggcatcacaaactcaagggacatgaatctgagcaaactctaggagacagtgaaggacaggggagcctggcatgttgcagtccatgggttctcaaagactgagtgactgaacaacagcaaacctTATTAGCACAGAAAGGCCACACTGGACAATGGCTTTAGAGTCCAGGGAATATGCTATCTCCTTGTTCACCCTGACAACTCCCCAGAGTAAAGATCTGAGCATGGGCTTTGTAAGAGAGCCATCAATCAGAAGTGACACCTCATACATATAAACACTCACAACAGGAAGGCTCTCGATGAGCGCCCCTTGTGTGAGTTGCTTTCAGGAGCTGTGGTACACATTCTACACTAAGTGCCTTTGCCGGTGGTAGAGGGCATCCTGCATATGGGAGAAGTCCCACATGTGTGTTGGTTACAGGCTCAGGCAGGCCGACCTCTGCTGTCTCCCCAGTCCCCTGGAGGAGTCAGGAGTAGCCTCAGGGACCCACAGGGGGCCTTATTTTCCCCCTTTTACTGGGTTCAGTATGGAAAGGATCAGCACGTGTGTTCTCCAGAAAGCCTGCAGAGATTTACCTTTGGGATGTCTTGGTCTCATTAGGAGTGTAAAATACAGTCTGCAAGTCCCCCAGTCTTGGAACCATGAGCCTCACACCTGCTCATTTTAGTACAGTAATAAAGTCCCTACTCTGAGCTACCTGTAATCTTGAGGATTCTGTTTACTGTGTGGAGTCTGTTAAGGACACAGTTGTGTACTACCAGTGTGAAAGGGTAAACAGATTTCATGAGAACCCTCAGATTTCTGTGCTTCAGAGAGTCCAATATGATGGCAAAGAATAGCTGTCCATTTTTGGCCCAGTTTGCATTGCTATCAAGATACTATAGGACTGACTTCTGGGTCCCACCAGATACATGTGGCCTCAATACTAGTTTTATTTGTAAGTATGAAGATAACCAGATGGTCCCTTGTTCCTGTAGAATGTTCTCAAGCATTAGTAAGAAGCAATTGGTCCCCGGTATCTGCCAAGGAGTCTGAGTTCAGAACTTGGGAGGCAAGTGTCACTAGCTGGGTGTCCTACAGGAACCATATTGGTTCAGAAACACTGAGTATGCATAATAAGCAGTTGGAGAGATTACAGCACCCTAGAGGGATGTACTTGCTAAAGGTACCTCCTCAGATATTCCCATTCTATAGCTATACAGGATGAGAGGGTATAGAAATTGTCAGGACCTCCAGTGCTGTGTTTCTTCTATAGCCAAGTTCACTTGCATGACAATCTATAAACATTCTGTGGATTTGCTTAAACTTGATGAAtcagttttttttcttacttttctaaAATCACACCATGCaacatgtgtgatcttagttccctcaccagggattgaacccacacccttgaagtggaagtgcagtgtcttaattgctggacctccagggaagtccctagactcGATGAATCAGGTCAAGTCTATTGCTGTGCAGAAAGGAGAATGGGGGCTGAGATAATGAAAATCTAGGATTCCAGAGATATGCATTTTGTGACTTACCCAGTGTTTTTGGTAACTCCTGTTGAAAGAGGTTTAATCGGTTGTCAGTTTGCTGCCCTGACTCCCAGGGTATAAGGATATGGTGGAATAATCATACAGCTGCCAAACATAGGATTTAGTCtgtcctttctgttttcttaaggTGGATAGTGTCATTTATCCAAGAACTCGCACCTAATGTAGTCACTTGTTCTGTAAGTAATCACTCAGGCATGGCCAACAgtttcgacctcatggactgtcgcctaccaagctcctttgtccacggactTCTCCGGCAAAAATGACTGGAGTGACTATATTCCAGCATCCCAGAAATTTTGCTGTATTGGGCATTTGTTTTCATGTAagataaaatttgttttaaaactgaACCAGAACAGTTCTAGCTTTGTCTCTTGGGACTTCTAAATATCCGGCTTTGACATTTTGCTAAAATAAGAATAACAGGATTTATTATGTGTTGTTTAATGTTAAAAAATCCTGTGGcagtgacttccctggcagtccagtggttaagactcagtgctttcaaTTTGGAGGtcacaggtttgatgcctggctGGAGAACTAAGGCCCCACACGCCATGCAGCGTGGCCTAAAATCCTGTGACAACACTAAGGTCAGTTTGATTACTGATGGTAATGGTTAGGCAGTCTGGCTTGACTGTTACCAGAAAGGCATAAAAGTCCCTGCCGATATCTTCTGACTTGAGCCTTCCAAAAGTCAGGAGTCATCACCCAGATATCTGTGGCTTAATCTGGAAGTTCATCAAAACACTGTGTGGGTAACAGTCTGTGAAACTGCCTGGAGGTCTCTGACCCCCAATGTAATTCtgcattttctttgtctttttataacacatgctgtgcttttttttttttttattctttggccATGCCAaagggcatgcagaatcttagttctcctATCTGTCATTGAACCCACACACCTGCAATGGAAGCCCAGAGCTGTTTTAATTGCTGGATCGCCTGGAAAGTCCCTCAGACTGAACTTCTAAGAGGCCTTTCAAGGCAAGGGAAGCCATACCAAGGGACTGATGTCAGAGATCTATCTAAACAGTTGGATGAATTCCTCTGTTTCTTATTcagatgctaagttgtgtccagctct
Proteins encoded in this region:
- the ZNF671 gene encoding LOW QUALITY PROTEIN: zinc finger protein 671 (The sequence of the model RefSeq protein was modified relative to this genomic sequence to represent the inferred CDS: inserted 3 bases in 2 codons; deleted 2 bases in 2 codons; substituted 4 bases at 4 genomic stop codons); protein product: MAARRRTPEVPPRGEPQARKCLYVVLSLAQNGTQPSGLGPIKAGFTCLLSPTPFIPRGCVLSEDVFVCFSLEEWRLLGEAQRFLYGNMMLENLALLASLGKALTRSHIIMQLEQREETWIPAQVEMTPATEKEPHMGHDCCHGVEAEAASSEQTVSLEGMSPFRTPVAGLKTQPYDMSGPVSKDIFHLLNNQEGKAKQKPHKCEAYGRQFWFSADLHQHQKQHSGEKFFRKDESRDSXKSCRICVMENIYVHGEGIMHMPAASDFQHXVPHDRMKPHMSTGCGGALSTGQKLNKCSECGKEVTWKDTLAXHQRIHTGERPHECSKCGKCFSQSCDLFKHQTIHTGERPYKCNECRKFFRQVSGLFEHRRVHTGKRLFQFSNCGKFFNSKSNLIQHXEVHTGARPYMCSECGKEFNCKLTLVLHQRTHTREKPYECSECGKTFSQSSNLNLHWXVHXSDYKCRKCGKVFSCISKLIQHQKAHSGEKPYECSRCGKAFAQRPNLTQHWKVHMGARTYVCSNCGKEFNCKYILVLHQRTHTGEEP